DNA from Leucobacter aridicollis:
GGATGACAATGTAGGCCATCGTCACGAAGGTCACGAGACCGCCGCGAACCTCGGTCCCGATCGTTGAACCACGCTTGGTGATCTCGAAGTAGCGGTCAAGGAAGCCCCGCTCCTTCACCTGCTGTTGTGTGGCGTCTGACACGCACGACTCCTGTTCCTGAGTGTTGGCTGAACAGGAAAACGGTACCACCTTGCGCCCGGGCTTGGGGTCCCGGGCGCAAAGCGATACCGCTTTGCGAGGTGTCGAACCGGGGCTAGCTGACGCCCTTGAGGTCGATAACGAAGATCAGCGTCTTGCCCGACAGCGGGTGTCCGCCGCTCTCGCCGTAGGCCTGTGCCGGGGGCACGACAAGCTTGCGGCGCCCGCCGACCTTCATGCCGGGAATGCCGACCTGCCAGCCGGGGATCAGGGCCTTGAGCGGGAAGTTCACGGTCTCGCCGCGGCTCCACGAGGAGTCGAACTCTTCGCCCGAGTCGTACTCGACGCCGAGGTAGTGGACGTCGACGGTCGAGCTTGCGGCAGCCTCAGCGCCGTCGCCAACGACGATATCGACGATCTCAAGTTCTGCGGGAGCTGGACCCTCGGGGGCGTCGATCTCTGGCTTAGTAAGCGGTGCATCAGTCATGGGCCCATTCTGACCGATTGCCGGCACCGCCACCATGAGGTTCGCTGAGAGGGAAACTGTTTCCCAGGATTTGCGCCGCTCGTTCCCAGGACCTGGGAGCCACAGTCGAACCGTGCGAACTTAGGCGGGCCGCGACAACGGCTTGGGCACGAAAGCCCGGTAATCTAGTGATGTGAGATTTGCGCATCTATCCCCCGAATCCGATCCGACCCCCGAACTCTTCATCGAGCGGGGTGACCGGTTTGTCGCTGTCCGCGATCTCGGGGAGACCTTCGCCAATCTGCAGGAGCTGATCGAGGCCGGGCCAGAGGCCCTCGCCCGCATCACCGCCGCGCTGGCCGAGCTTCCCGACGATGCGGGCATCTCCGCCGAGGGCGTCAACTACGCCCCCGCCGTACTCAACCCGCCCGTGGTGCTCGCCGTCGGCCTGAACTATGACGAGCACGCGAGCGAGCTCGCGCTCGACAACGACTCCGGTCCGGTGCTCTTCACCCTGTTCCCGAACTCGCTGAACGGACACAACGGAACCGTCGAGCTGCCGACCCGCATCAGCGAAGAGGTCGACTACGAGGGCGAGCTCGGCGTGATCATCGGCAGGCCCGCAAAGAACGTCACCCCGGAGGAGGCGCTCGACTACGTCTTCGGGTACACGGCGATCAACGACATCACGGCTCGCAACGTGCAGTTTGCCGAGCCCCAGTGGTCGCGGTGCAAGTCGTTTGACGGCTTCACCCCGATCGGCCCCGTCGTGGTGACGGCCGACGAGATCCCCGACCCGCAGGCGCTTGCGATCACGACCGACGTCGACGACCTCCGGGTGCAGGACTCGACGACCGAGTTCATGATCCGCACGGTCGCCGAGCTCATCTCGTCGATCTCGCAGTCGCTCACCATCATGCCTGGCACCGTCATCTCGACGGGCTCACCCGGCGGCGCTGGTCGGTCGCGCAAGCCGCCGCTGTACCTCACGGACGGCACGGTCGTCACCGTCACGATCGAGAAGATCGGCGCCGTCACCGCGCACTGCGTCGCCGTCTAACCTCCGCGCAGGCGCGGCGGCGGCCATCATGCCGGCTCGCCGGGTGAGGACCGCCGACACGGCTCCCTCCCCCGCGCGGAATCAAGCAGAACGGCCCTCCAGGATTTCCTGGAGGGCCGTTCTGCTTGGTCCGTTTGGCGTTACGCCTCCGGGTTCGGATCTCCCGCGTCGCCCGAGGCGGCGTCGTGCTCGATCACCGGGATAGCATCGGTTTCGGGCGCGAGGCCCGCGAGCTTCGACGGCTGCAGGATGTCGTCGAGCTGCGCCTGATCGAGCAGCCCGCGCGACACCACGAGGTCCGAGACCTTCGCGTTCGTGGAGAGGGCCTCCTTCGCGAGCTTCGCGGCCTCGGCGTAGCCGATGACGGGTGCGAGCGCCGTGATGACGGTGACCGAGCGGGCGACCATGTCCTCGAGGCGATCCTCGTTCGCGGTGATGCCGTCGACGCAGTTCACGCGCAGCGTCTGGCACGCACGCTCGAGCCAGGTGATCGACTGGAACAGCGAGTGCGCGATGATCGGCTCGAACGCGTTGAGCTGGAGCTGCCCGGCCTCGACTGCCATGGAGACGGTGACGTCGGAGCCAGCGACGGCGTACGCGACCTGCGAGACGGCCTCGGGGATCACCGGGTTCACCTTGCCCGGCATGATCGACGAACCTGCCTGGCGGGCCGGCAGGTTGATCTCGCCGAGTCCTGCCTGCGGGCCCGAGGACAGCAGGCGGAGGTCGTTCGAGATCTTCGAGAGCTTCAGCGCCGAGCGCTTGAGCGCGCCCGAGAAGGTCACGAAGACGCCGGTGTCGCTCGTCGACTCGACGAGGTCGCCCGCCGTGACAAGGTTGAGCTCCGTGATCTCGCGGAGGTGGCGGATCACCGATTCCTTATAGCCCTTCGGCGCGTTAATGCCGGTGCCGATAGCGGTCGCACCCATGTTCACCTCGCCGAGCAGCGAGACGGCCTCCTGGAGGCGCTCGATGTCCTCGCGGAGCGTCACGGCGAACGCGTTGAACTCCTGCCCGAGGGTCATCGGGACGGCGTCCTGCAGCTGCGTGCGGCCGACCTTGATGATGTGCGAGAACTCGCGCCCCTTGGCGGCGAAGGACTCGGAGAGCAGGCGCAGCTCCTCGAGCAGGCTGCCGAGCGAGAACGCGAGCGCAATCTTGATCGCGGTCGGGTAGGTGTCGTTCGTCGACTGGCTGTGGTTCGTGTGGTCGTTCGGGTTGATGTATGAGTAGTCGCCCTTCGCGTGGCCGGCGAGCTCGAGCGCGCGGTTCGTGATGACCTCGTTCGCGTTCATGTTGCTCGACGTGCCCGCGCCGCCCTGCACGACGCCGACGACGAACTGGTCGTGGAGCATGCCCGTCTTGATCTCTTCGCACGCGCGGTCGATGAGCGTCGCGCGCTGCTCGTCGAGCGCGCCGATCTCGAGGTTGGCGCGCGCGGCAGCCTGCTTCACGCATGCGAACGCGCGGATGAAGTCGGGGTACACCGAGATCGGCCTGCGCGCGATCGGGAAGTTCTCGTGGGCGCGCGCCGTGTGCACGCCCCAGTATGCCGATGCGGGTATTTCGACGCTGCCGAGTGAATCCGTTTCGGTACGGGTTTGGGCAGACATGAAGTCACTCACGAGTATCTCGCTCCAGTGGTTTAAGGGGTTCCGCGGGCTGGCCCGCACAGCCCTTCTAGCCTACCCTCCGTTGACGTCCGGATCGTCGTCCTCGCGAGGATTCTTCGGCTTCGGGAGCGGAATGATGCCGGTCGTCGGCGGCGCCTCCTGTGGCGCCGAATCCCAGTTCGCTTCCAGCGGGTCGACGAGTTCCGGCTCGCGCCGCAGGACGTCAAGCGGAGCGGTCAGCGTCTCGACCTGCCCCACCCTGCTGTCGTCGAGGCCCGGACGACCGGCGTGCGTGAATCTGGGGCCACCGTCCCAGCGCAGCCGCAGCTTGCGCTCGCTCATCAGCCAGGCCATGCCGATCGCGAATGCGATCAGGGCGGCAACCCCGCTGATGACGAACGTGGAGCGCGGGCCGAGCACGTCAGCCGCCGCGCCGACGAGCGGGGCGCCAATCGGTGTGCCGCCCATGAGGATCGCCATGTAGAGCGCGAGCACGCGGCCGCGGACCGCGGGATCGGATGTGGTCTGGACGAACCCGTTCGCGGTCGTGAGCATCGTCGAGGTCGCGAGCCCGAAGAACACGAGCGTCGCAGCGAACAGCCAGAACGTCGGCATGGCTGCGCCGATCAGGCTCACCAGGCCGAGGCCGCCCACCGAAATCACGACGACGCGCATCCGAGCGGCCGGGCGGCGCGCGGCAAGCAGCGCCCCCGTGAGGGATCCGATCGCGAGGATCGAGGAGAGCAGGCCGTAGTCGCCGGCCCCGCGCCCGAACTCGACCGCCATCGTCGACGACATCACGGGGAAGTTCATGCTGAACGCGCCGACGAGGAACACCATCACAAAGATGACGAAGATGTCGTGGCGCCCCATGACGTACCGGAAGCCCGCGGAGAGCTGCCGCAGCTGCGACTCCCGCTTGGCGCCGCCCTCGGATCGCTCGTGCCGTGTCGTGATGAGCAGCAGCGCGCCCAGCATTGCGAGGAAGGACGCGGCATTGATGAGGAACACCCAGCCGGAGCCGATCGCCGCGATGAGCACGCCGGCGACCGCCGGGCCGACGAGGCGGGCCGAGTTGAACGACGCCGAGTTCAGCGCGACGGCGTTCGAGAGCTGGTCGTTGCCAACGAGGTCCGAGACGAAGGCCTGGCGCGAGGTCGCGTCGAACGCGTTCACGACGCCGAGGCCGAGCGCGAACCCGTACAGGTGCCAGATCTCGGCCGAGCCGGTCACGAGCAGCAGCCCGAGCCCCAGCGCGAGCAGCATGAGCAGCGACTGCGTGACGAGCAGCACCTTGCGCCTGTCGAACCTGTCCGCGACGGCCCCGCTGAATGGGACGAGCAGCAGCTGCGGGCCGAACTGCAGCGCCATCGTGATGCCGACCGCTGACGCATTATTGTCAGTCAGCTCGGTGAGGACGACCCAGTTCTGCGTGGTGGCCTGCATCCAGGCACCCACGTTGGAGATGAACGCTCCGAAGAACCAAATCCGGTAGTTGCGGATAGATAAGGATCGGAACGTACCTGACACTGAGTAGACAACCCCCTTATTAGCTGCCTCCTACCCTACGCCTATTACGGCTGGGTTACATCTTTCCGCCCATATCCAGCAGCCGCCGGATCCGCTCGGGGATCGGCGGGTGCGTCGCGAAGAGGCGCTGCATGACGCCCGGCTTCAGCGGATCCGCGATCCACAGGTGCGCCATGCTCGACTGCTGCTTCTGCAGCGGCCGGCCGTACTCCGACAGCTTGTGCAGCGCGCTCGCGAGCGCTTCAGGATGGCGCGTGGTGAGCGCCCCCGTCGCGTCGGCGAGGTACTCGCGCTGTCGCGAGACGGCGAGCTGCACCATGCTCGCGACGAGCGGCGCGACCAGCATCGCGACGAGGCCGAAGATCATGACGACCGGGTTGTTATTGTTGTTGTTCCGCCCGAAGAACGCCATGCGCACGAGCATGTCGGCGATCATGCCGACCGCGACGGTGAGCCCGTAGACGATCATCGAGACGCGAATGTCGTAGTTGCGCACGTGCCCGAGCTCGTGCGCCATGACGCCCTCGAGCTCGGCGTCGGTCATGATGTCGAGGAGCCCCGTGGTGGCGGCGACGATCGCGTGGTCGGGGTCGCGCCCCGTGGCGAACGCGTTCGGCGCGGGATCGTTCACGATGTACACCTCGGGCATCGGCATCCCCGTCGTGATCGCGAGGTTCTCGACGACGCGATACAGCCGCGGGTTGTCGTGCGGCCCGATCTGCACGGCGCCGCTCATCGAGACCGCCTGCTTGCCAGCCATGAAGTACTGGATGAGCGCGTAAATGAGCGCGAAGCCCATGACGGCGATGACAATGCCTGGCGACTGGTAGATCGCCGAGGCGAGCCAGCCGAGACCCCCGACGATGCCGAGGAACAGCAGGATGATGAGGGCGCTGTTGATCTTGTTCCGGCGAACGGCGCTATACACGCGGGCTCCTTCCGGGAATCACTGCGTTAGAACTGGATGCGCGGCGGCTCTGCGATTGCCGCCGCGTCGTCAACCTCGAAGAATTCGCGCTGCGTGAAGCCGAACGGGCCGGCGAGCAGGTTGTTCGGGAACACCTGGATCTTCGTGTTGAGCTCGCGCACGCCGCCGTTGTAGAACCTGCGCGCCGCCTGCACCTTGTTCTCGGTGTCGACGAGCTCGCCCTGCAGCTGCAGGAAGTTCTGGCTCGCCTGCAGCTGCGGGTACGCCTCAGCCACCGCGAAGATGCTCTTCAGCGCCGACTGCATGTGGTTCTCGGCGATCGAGGCCTCTGCCGGCCCCTGTGCGGAGATGGTCTCAGCGCGCGCCTTCGTCACCGAGTCGAACACGCCCTGCTCGTGCGCGGCGTAGCCCTTCACGGTCTCGACGAGCGACGGGATCAGGTCAGCACGGCGCTTGAGCTGCACCGTAATGTCGCTCCACGCCTCTTCAACGCGCACGCGGAGCGTGACGAGGGAGTTGTAGGTAGCCCAGAGGTAGATGCCCACGATGAGCACGAGGGCGACGACGACGAGCGTGATGACCAATCCGGTTGACATAGCTGAATACTAGCGCGGGAGGTCATGAATCCGCTGTGAGAGTGCGGTCGCGTGTCACTCCCCCAGCACGCGGTCAAGGTAGGGGTTTGTGAACAGCCGATCCGGATCCAATCGGTCGCGGATCGCAAGAAACTCGCCGAACTTCGGGTAGCGCTCGCTGAAATCGCGCGCGCTGAGCGTGTGCATCTTCCCCCAGTGGGGGCGCCCGTCGTGCGCGGCGAGCACGGCCTCGGCCTCGCGGAAGTAGTTGTCCTCGCGGTCCTTCCAGTACCGGTGCACCGCCACGTAGCCGCTCTCGCGACCGTGCGCGGTCGACAGCATGAGCTCGTCAGCGGCGGCCGCGCGCACCTCGATGGGGAACGAGACCCTGAACTTCCGCCGTTCGATGAGTGCCCGCAGCTCGCGCAGCGCCGACGGCACGGCCTCGAGCGGGAGCGAATACTCCATCTCGCGGAAGTGCACGCGCCTGTTGGTCACGTACACGAGATGCGACTCGTCGACGTAGTCGCGCTCGCTCGACACCGACTGGATGGCGCGATTCACGGACGGCGTCGCGGCAGGGACCCAGCGTTCGAATCCGACAACGGCGCCGAGCATCGTGTTGTTGACGACCTCTTCGTCGACGTAGCGCGAGACCGCGCCGAGCGGCCGTGCCCCGCTGCCGGCCGGGCCGAGCGCCGGATCGATCGGGATGCGCGTGTTCGTCTTCGTGCGGGCGCCCGTGGTGTGCGGGAACCAGTAGAACTCGAAGTGGTCGACCGCGCGATTGCGCGCCACGTAGTCGTCGAGCACCGCGTCGAGCGTCTCCGGGGCCTCGACCGCGCGGAGCAGGTACCGCGGCACGCACTGGATCGTCACTGTCACGAGCACACCGAGGGCGCCGAGGCCGAGCGCCACCGCCGGGAGCAGCTCGGAGTTCTCGTCCTCGGACACGGTGAGCAGTTCCCCGGTTCCCGTGACCAGGGTCGCGCCGACCACCCCGGTCGAAATGCCGCCGAGCGCGAGGCCCGTGCCGTGCGTACCGGTCTGGGTCGCGCCGGTGATGGTCTGCTTGTCGATGTCGCCCATGTTCGCGAGCGCCAACCCGAGCGGGCCGAGAATCGCGGGAAGTTCCCACAGGTGCGTTCCGGCCCACAGCGTCACGCGGCCAGCGGCCGGGTCCGCTGAGACGAGCCCGCGCATCCGATTCAGCCCGAGCCGGATTCCGTCGGTCGCCCCGATCGCGGTGAAGCTGTGCGACGCGCCAATCGGCTTCACCGTGTGCCCGGTGTCGCGCGCGCGCTCGACTGCGGCGATGATCTGGTCCGCGGACCGCGGGAAGATCTCGGTGACGGGCGTCGACGACTCCGTGCGCGCCCAGTTGTGCCAGCGCTTGCTCACAGGAAGCACTTCCCTTCTCCGCGATAGGTGGGGAGCGGGTCGCCAGCGACCGCGCCCGCGACGGGCACGACCACGTTGCCGTGCTCCATGGGCTCCCCCGACTTCGTGTGGCGGAGCCAGACCCGGTCTCCGACGCGCAGCTCGCGCGCCGCGGCCCCGCTCACGGGCGTCTGGACTTCGCCCGCGGCCTCGCGCGGCGCGTACCGCAGCCCCGCCGGCCATGTGAGCTGCGGGAGCCGATCCTCACCGGCCGGACCCGAGGCGACCCAGCCGCCGCCGAGCAGCGTCGCGGTGTCGGCGTTCGGCCGCCTGACGACGTCGAGCGCGAATGCGACCGCGGGCGCCGGTG
Protein-coding regions in this window:
- a CDS encoding FKBP-type peptidyl-prolyl cis-trans isomerase, with the protein product MTDAPLTKPEIDAPEGPAPAELEIVDIVVGDGAEAAASSTVDVHYLGVEYDSGEEFDSSWSRGETVNFPLKALIPGWQVGIPGMKVGGRRKLVVPPAQAYGESGGHPLSGKTLIFVIDLKGVS
- a CDS encoding fumarylacetoacetate hydrolase family protein, producing the protein MRFAHLSPESDPTPELFIERGDRFVAVRDLGETFANLQELIEAGPEALARITAALAELPDDAGISAEGVNYAPAVLNPPVVLAVGLNYDEHASELALDNDSGPVLFTLFPNSLNGHNGTVELPTRISEEVDYEGELGVIIGRPAKNVTPEEALDYVFGYTAINDITARNVQFAEPQWSRCKSFDGFTPIGPVVVTADEIPDPQALAITTDVDDLRVQDSTTEFMIRTVAELISSISQSLTIMPGTVISTGSPGGAGRSRKPPLYLTDGTVVTVTIEKIGAVTAHCVAV
- a CDS encoding aspartate ammonia-lyase codes for the protein MSAQTRTETDSLGSVEIPASAYWGVHTARAHENFPIARRPISVYPDFIRAFACVKQAAARANLEIGALDEQRATLIDRACEEIKTGMLHDQFVVGVVQGGAGTSSNMNANEVITNRALELAGHAKGDYSYINPNDHTNHSQSTNDTYPTAIKIALAFSLGSLLEELRLLSESFAAKGREFSHIIKVGRTQLQDAVPMTLGQEFNAFAVTLREDIERLQEAVSLLGEVNMGATAIGTGINAPKGYKESVIRHLREITELNLVTAGDLVESTSDTGVFVTFSGALKRSALKLSKISNDLRLLSSGPQAGLGEINLPARQAGSSIMPGKVNPVIPEAVSQVAYAVAGSDVTVSMAVEAGQLQLNAFEPIIAHSLFQSITWLERACQTLRVNCVDGITANEDRLEDMVARSVTVITALAPVIGYAEAAKLAKEALSTNAKVSDLVVSRGLLDQAQLDDILQPSKLAGLAPETDAIPVIEHDAASGDAGDPNPEA
- a CDS encoding MFS transporter, producing the protein MSGTFRSLSIRNYRIWFFGAFISNVGAWMQATTQNWVVLTELTDNNASAVGITMALQFGPQLLLVPFSGAVADRFDRRKVLLVTQSLLMLLALGLGLLLVTGSAEIWHLYGFALGLGVVNAFDATSRQAFVSDLVGNDQLSNAVALNSASFNSARLVGPAVAGVLIAAIGSGWVFLINAASFLAMLGALLLITTRHERSEGGAKRESQLRQLSAGFRYVMGRHDIFVIFVMVFLVGAFSMNFPVMSSTMAVEFGRGAGDYGLLSSILAIGSLTGALLAARRPAARMRVVVISVGGLGLVSLIGAAMPTFWLFAATLVFFGLATSTMLTTANGFVQTTSDPAVRGRVLALYMAILMGGTPIGAPLVGAAADVLGPRSTFVISGVAALIAFAIGMAWLMSERKLRLRWDGGPRFTHAGRPGLDDSRVGQVETLTAPLDVLRREPELVDPLEANWDSAPQEAPPTTGIIPLPKPKNPREDDDPDVNGG
- a CDS encoding M48 family metalloprotease, which codes for MYSAVRRNKINSALIILLFLGIVGGLGWLASAIYQSPGIVIAVMGFALIYALIQYFMAGKQAVSMSGAVQIGPHDNPRLYRVVENLAITTGMPMPEVYIVNDPAPNAFATGRDPDHAIVAATTGLLDIMTDAELEGVMAHELGHVRNYDIRVSMIVYGLTVAVGMIADMLVRMAFFGRNNNNNNPVVMIFGLVAMLVAPLVASMVQLAVSRQREYLADATGALTTRHPEALASALHKLSEYGRPLQKQQSSMAHLWIADPLKPGVMQRLFATHPPIPERIRRLLDMGGKM
- a CDS encoding LemA family protein, coding for MSTGLVITLVVVALVLIVGIYLWATYNSLVTLRVRVEEAWSDITVQLKRRADLIPSLVETVKGYAAHEQGVFDSVTKARAETISAQGPAEASIAENHMQSALKSIFAVAEAYPQLQASQNFLQLQGELVDTENKVQAARRFYNGGVRELNTKIQVFPNNLLAGPFGFTQREFFEVDDAAAIAEPPRIQF
- a CDS encoding D-arabinono-1,4-lactone oxidase, giving the protein MLPVSKRWHNWARTESSTPVTEIFPRSADQIIAAVERARDTGHTVKPIGASHSFTAIGATDGIRLGLNRMRGLVSADPAAGRVTLWAGTHLWELPAILGPLGLALANMGDIDKQTITGATQTGTHGTGLALGGISTGVVGATLVTGTGELLTVSEDENSELLPAVALGLGALGVLVTVTIQCVPRYLLRAVEAPETLDAVLDDYVARNRAVDHFEFYWFPHTTGARTKTNTRIPIDPALGPAGSGARPLGAVSRYVDEEVVNNTMLGAVVGFERWVPAATPSVNRAIQSVSSERDYVDESHLVYVTNRRVHFREMEYSLPLEAVPSALRELRALIERRKFRVSFPIEVRAAAADELMLSTAHGRESGYVAVHRYWKDREDNYFREAEAVLAAHDGRPHWGKMHTLSARDFSERYPKFGEFLAIRDRLDPDRLFTNPYLDRVLGE